Proteins encoded together in one Candidatus Sulfotelmatobacter sp. window:
- the deoC gene encoding deoxyribose-phosphate aldolase has translation MSVERKAKSEAASANAIATLAGNALLSNSGIPLDLNWVRDVRVNTSAVERRAQSQTARRTVKKEWQAAWLLRAITCMDLTTLSGDDTDERVRRLCAKARQPLQHELVQKLGIEELGIKVGAVCVYHAFIETAVHALEGSGIPVAAVSTGFPAGLSPMSERVAEIRRSVEAGAHEIDVVITRAQVFGGRWQALYDEVAEFKSACAGKAHMKVILGTGDLLTYRNVARASFVAMMAGADFIKTSTGKEPTNATLPVSLVMVRAIREYAQNTGMAVGFKPAGGIRTAKQSLDWLAMMKEELGVSWTRAELFRFGASGLLGDIERQLEHYATGRYSAEYRHPIA, from the coding sequence ATGTCAGTCGAGCGCAAAGCTAAGAGTGAAGCCGCGTCCGCGAACGCGATCGCCACGCTGGCGGGAAATGCATTGCTCTCGAATTCTGGAATTCCTCTCGATCTGAATTGGGTGCGGGACGTTCGTGTGAACACGAGCGCCGTGGAGCGCCGCGCACAGTCGCAAACTGCGCGACGCACGGTGAAGAAAGAGTGGCAGGCTGCCTGGCTATTGCGCGCCATTACTTGCATGGACCTGACGACGCTCTCCGGCGACGATACGGACGAGCGCGTGCGGCGACTGTGCGCGAAGGCGCGGCAGCCTCTGCAACACGAACTCGTACAGAAACTCGGCATCGAGGAACTCGGCATCAAGGTGGGCGCAGTTTGCGTTTATCACGCTTTCATCGAAACGGCGGTGCATGCGCTGGAAGGCAGCGGCATTCCGGTTGCAGCAGTCTCCACTGGATTTCCTGCGGGCCTGTCGCCGATGAGCGAGCGGGTTGCGGAAATTCGCCGCTCGGTGGAAGCGGGAGCGCATGAGATCGACGTGGTCATCACCCGCGCTCAGGTTTTTGGCGGGCGCTGGCAGGCGCTCTACGATGAAGTCGCGGAGTTTAAGTCTGCGTGCGCCGGCAAGGCGCACATGAAAGTCATTCTCGGCACGGGCGATCTACTGACTTACCGCAATGTTGCTCGCGCGAGTTTTGTGGCCATGATGGCGGGCGCGGATTTCATCAAGACTTCCACGGGGAAAGAACCGACGAACGCCACGCTGCCGGTGAGTCTGGTGATGGTTCGCGCCATTCGCGAATACGCGCAGAATACCGGGATGGCGGTTGGTTTCAAGCCTGCGGGAGGAATTCGCACTGCGAAACAGTCGCTCGATTGGCTGGCGATGATGAAAGAGGAACTGGGTGTGTCGTGGACACGGGCCGAGTTGTTTCGCTTCGGTGCGAGCGGCTTGCTGGGAGATATTGAGCGGCAACTGGAGCACTATGCGACAGGACGGTACTCGGCGGAGTATCGGCATCCGATTGCGTAA
- a CDS encoding thymidine phosphorylase has product MSQPPVPQTFRAIDVIRKKRDGVELSRTEIEGLVTAYTNGEIPDYQVSAWLMAVVLKGMTRPETAALTDAMLHSGDVLDLSSLPARKVDKHSTGGVGDKTSLVLAPLAAAAGIVVPMISGRGLGHTGGTLDKLEAIPGFNVNLPVAEFRRVLEICGCCMIGQTAEIAPADRKLYALRDVTGTVESPYLICASIMSKKLAEGIDALVLDVKTGSGAFMKSEKDAAFLAELMVETGERMGKQVVALITDMDQPLGTMIGNSLEVVEVVEILRGAGPEDLRELCLETAGWMLHLGGASKTVAEGKQQSAKLISSGKALEKFRQMVELQGGDARVIDDAKRLPQALHTMPVASSRAGYVASIQCEQVGTACVILGGGRERKEDSVDPSVGIVLRKKVGDHVAASEPIATIYYNAEAKAERARQLIAASYDIGDAAPTTKRPLIHRIIDRNSIGASREKN; this is encoded by the coding sequence GTGAGCCAACCTCCGGTGCCGCAAACTTTTCGTGCCATCGATGTGATCCGCAAAAAGCGCGATGGCGTTGAACTTTCGCGGACCGAAATCGAGGGCCTGGTTACCGCCTACACCAACGGCGAGATTCCCGACTATCAGGTTTCCGCCTGGCTGATGGCAGTAGTACTGAAGGGGATGACGCGCCCCGAAACCGCGGCCCTCACCGACGCGATGCTGCACTCGGGCGATGTGCTCGATCTTTCTTCCTTGCCCGCGAGAAAAGTCGACAAGCACTCCACCGGCGGCGTCGGCGACAAAACTTCTCTCGTGCTTGCTCCCCTGGCAGCCGCGGCGGGCATCGTCGTGCCAATGATTAGCGGACGTGGACTGGGACACACCGGCGGAACGCTCGACAAACTCGAAGCGATCCCCGGATTCAACGTGAATCTTCCGGTCGCGGAATTCCGCCGAGTGCTCGAAATCTGCGGCTGCTGCATGATCGGGCAGACGGCCGAGATTGCTCCCGCCGATCGCAAACTCTACGCGCTGCGCGACGTGACCGGCACGGTCGAGAGTCCGTATCTGATTTGCGCTTCCATCATGAGCAAAAAACTCGCGGAGGGCATCGACGCTCTCGTTCTCGACGTGAAGACCGGCTCGGGCGCTTTCATGAAGAGCGAAAAAGATGCCGCGTTCCTCGCCGAACTCATGGTAGAAACCGGCGAGCGTATGGGCAAACAGGTTGTCGCGCTGATCACGGATATGGATCAACCGCTGGGAACCATGATCGGCAACTCTCTGGAAGTCGTGGAAGTTGTCGAAATTCTGCGCGGCGCCGGCCCGGAGGACCTGCGCGAACTCTGCCTTGAAACCGCTGGCTGGATGCTGCACTTGGGCGGAGCCTCCAAAACGGTCGCGGAAGGCAAACAGCAGAGCGCAAAATTAATTTCTTCCGGCAAGGCGCTGGAGAAATTCCGGCAGATGGTGGAGTTGCAGGGCGGGGACGCGCGGGTAATTGACGATGCAAAACGCTTGCCGCAGGCGCTACATACGATGCCGGTGGCCAGCTCCAGGGCCGGCTACGTCGCCTCCATACAATGCGAGCAAGTCGGCACGGCATGCGTGATTCTCGGCGGCGGCCGTGAGCGCAAAGAAGATTCAGTCGATCCTTCGGTAGGGATCGTGCTGCGCAAAAAAGTTGGAGATCACGTGGCCGCGAGCGAGCCGATCGCGACGATTTACTACAATGCGGAAGCCAAAGCCGAGCGCGCCCGACAATTGATCGCGGCCAGTTACGACATCGGCGATGCTGCGCCGACCACCAAGCGCCCGCTCATCCACAGAATCATCGACAGAAACAGCATCGGCGCTTCTCGGGAGAAAAACTGA
- a CDS encoding aldehyde dehydrogenase family protein, giving the protein MSIAEKFVSMEYGPAPEDPKEALVWLERHSRRFGHFIGGVWQAPAAGEYFDTIDPSNGEKLAAIAQGGAADVDAAVRAARAASPKWRALTPHVRARYLYALARLVQKHSRLLAVLETMDNGKPIRESRDIDIPLVARHFYYHAGWAQLLEQEFPGYEPCGVVGQIIPWNFPLLMLAWKIAPALATGNTVVLKPAEFTPLTALVFAELCLEAELPAGVVNIVTGDGSTGEALVKHPDVDKIAFTGSTEVGRAIRGATAASHKKLSLELGGKSPFIIFEDADLDSAVEGLVDGIWFNQGQVCCAGSRLLMQESIAEPLMAKIRDRMSTLRIGSPLDKAIDIGAIVARVQLERIERMVAQGVADGATCWQPQVVLPARGFFYPPTLLSNVHPTSIVAQQEIFGPVLAAMTFRTPKEAVELANNTVYGLASCVWSENINVALHVAAQIKAGVVWVNCTNMFDAACGFGGYRESGYGREGGREGLMEYMEPSWFKHATKLAPTTPEEKSSPFDKLRAGFLATDARSGAPSDGARSADEADASAPAIDRTVKLYIGGKQARPDSGYSMEVRSADGRLLGEAPLGNRKDIRNAVEAARKAEAWGKATGHNRAQVLYYCAENLAQRQNEIIHRLAAAVEEKQAAAEVELGIERIFSYAAWADKFDGAAHNPPFRNIAIAMNEAIGTVGVICPTDAPLLGFLSLVLPLLCVGNTVIAVPSEKYPLITSDLYQLFDTSDLPGGAVNLVTGYASQLLKTLAEHDDVDAIWCYGDEATVAAAKAMSTGNLKQVWTNEGRVIDWFNPKVAEGRWFLEHATQVKNIWVPYGE; this is encoded by the coding sequence ATGAGTATCGCGGAAAAATTCGTTTCTATGGAGTACGGGCCTGCTCCCGAAGATCCGAAGGAGGCGCTGGTTTGGCTGGAGCGACACTCGCGCCGGTTTGGTCACTTTATCGGTGGAGTGTGGCAAGCTCCTGCGGCGGGAGAATACTTCGACACGATTGATCCTTCCAATGGTGAAAAGTTGGCGGCGATTGCCCAAGGCGGCGCCGCTGACGTTGACGCCGCCGTTCGCGCTGCGCGCGCGGCGTCCCCAAAATGGCGCGCGCTCACGCCGCATGTTCGTGCTCGCTATCTCTATGCGCTCGCGCGGCTGGTGCAGAAGCATTCGAGGCTGCTGGCTGTTCTCGAAACCATGGACAACGGCAAGCCCATCCGCGAGAGCCGCGACATCGACATTCCTCTGGTGGCGCGGCATTTTTACTACCATGCTGGGTGGGCGCAGTTGCTGGAACAGGAGTTTCCAGGGTACGAACCGTGCGGCGTCGTTGGACAAATTATCCCGTGGAATTTTCCGCTGCTGATGCTGGCTTGGAAGATTGCGCCGGCGCTGGCCACGGGAAACACGGTCGTGTTGAAGCCCGCCGAATTTACTCCGCTGACCGCGCTCGTGTTCGCGGAACTTTGTCTTGAAGCGGAATTGCCGGCTGGCGTCGTCAACATCGTGACTGGCGACGGCTCGACGGGCGAGGCGCTGGTAAAGCATCCGGATGTGGACAAGATTGCATTCACGGGCTCGACTGAAGTGGGACGCGCCATTCGTGGTGCGACGGCTGCGAGTCATAAGAAGCTCTCGCTGGAACTGGGCGGCAAGTCTCCGTTCATTATTTTCGAAGACGCCGACCTCGATAGCGCAGTCGAGGGCCTGGTCGATGGAATCTGGTTCAATCAGGGGCAAGTGTGCTGCGCGGGCTCACGCCTGCTGATGCAGGAAAGCATCGCGGAGCCGCTGATGGCGAAGATTCGCGACCGCATGAGCACGCTGCGTATTGGATCTCCGCTGGATAAGGCGATCGACATTGGCGCGATTGTGGCGCGTGTGCAACTGGAACGCATCGAGCGCATGGTGGCGCAAGGCGTTGCGGACGGAGCGACTTGCTGGCAGCCGCAGGTTGTGCTGCCCGCGCGCGGATTTTTTTATCCGCCGACGCTGTTGAGCAATGTACATCCCACGTCGATTGTCGCGCAGCAGGAAATTTTCGGACCGGTGCTGGCGGCCATGACGTTCCGCACGCCGAAAGAAGCCGTTGAACTCGCCAACAACACGGTGTATGGCTTAGCGTCGTGCGTGTGGAGCGAGAACATCAACGTCGCGCTGCACGTGGCCGCGCAAATCAAGGCTGGGGTGGTGTGGGTGAACTGCACGAACATGTTCGACGCGGCCTGCGGCTTTGGCGGATATCGCGAGAGCGGATATGGCCGCGAAGGCGGACGCGAAGGGCTGATGGAGTATATGGAGCCTTCTTGGTTCAAGCATGCGACGAAGTTGGCTCCTACAACACCAGAAGAGAAGTCCTCACCCTTCGACAAGCTCAGGGCAGGCTTTCTCGCAACAGACGCGAGAAGTGGGGCACCCAGCGATGGGGCACGCAGCGCGGATGAGGCTGACGCTTCCGCCCCTGCGATTGACCGCACGGTGAAGCTTTACATTGGCGGAAAGCAGGCGCGTCCGGACTCGGGCTACAGCATGGAAGTTCGATCGGCGGATGGACGACTTCTGGGCGAAGCTCCTCTGGGCAATCGCAAAGATATTCGCAACGCCGTGGAAGCGGCGCGCAAGGCTGAAGCGTGGGGCAAGGCTACTGGGCACAACCGCGCGCAGGTCCTCTATTACTGCGCGGAGAATCTGGCGCAGCGCCAGAACGAGATCATTCATCGCCTGGCGGCAGCGGTCGAGGAGAAACAGGCTGCGGCGGAAGTCGAGCTCGGGATCGAGCGCATTTTTTCCTATGCGGCGTGGGCTGACAAGTTCGACGGGGCGGCGCACAATCCGCCGTTTCGTAATATTGCCATCGCGATGAACGAGGCCATCGGAACGGTCGGCGTGATCTGCCCGACGGATGCACCCCTGCTGGGTTTTCTATCTTTAGTGCTGCCGCTGCTCTGCGTGGGTAATACGGTAATTGCCGTGCCCTCGGAGAAATATCCGCTCATCACCAGCGATCTCTACCAGCTTTTCGATACCAGCGATCTTCCCGGCGGGGCGGTCAACTTAGTGACGGGCTATGCGTCGCAATTGCTGAAGACTCTTGCCGAGCATGACGACGTCGACGCGATCTGGTGCTACGGCGACGAGGCTACTGTCGCGGCCGCGAAGGCAATGTCTACCGGAAATCTGAAGCAAGTTTGGACCAATGAAGGCCGCGTCATCGACTGGTTCAATCCGAAAGTAGCGGAGGGGCGTTGGTTTCTGGAACATGCGACGCAGGTGAAAAATATCTGGGTTCCCTACGGGGAATAG
- the cdd gene encoding cytidine deaminase, which produces MSKKPISAGLRKKLEQAAIKVMKNAHAPYSNFRVGAAVLLTNGKIFSGCNVENASYGMTNCAERTAIFTAVAQLGPKIEIQAVAVANDHGVACSPCGACRQVIYEFGPDATIFFQTAAGPRQAHITELLPEGFRLQ; this is translated from the coding sequence ATGTCCAAGAAACCAATCTCTGCCGGCCTGCGCAAGAAGCTGGAGCAAGCCGCCATCAAAGTGATGAAAAATGCCCACGCCCCCTATTCCAATTTCCGCGTCGGCGCCGCCGTCCTGCTGACCAACGGAAAAATCTTTTCCGGCTGCAATGTCGAGAACGCTTCCTACGGCATGACCAACTGTGCCGAGCGCACCGCCATCTTTACCGCAGTCGCGCAACTTGGCCCGAAGATCGAGATCCAGGCAGTCGCCGTCGCCAACGATCATGGAGTGGCCTGCTCCCCGTGCGGCGCGTGTCGCCAGGTGATTTATGAATTCGGTCCCGACGCAACCATATTCTTTCAGACCGCCGCCGGCCCCAGGCAGGCGCACATCACCGAACTCCTTCCAGAAGGATTCCGCTTACAGTGA
- a CDS encoding GGDEF domain-containing protein, whose translation MGISPLQHARRWMAIVCAVVCAHVLLSVFVPRGFALTAIGDMLQSVVLLCATLAVLPNLKTAAPKARLFWALMGLGLAMWLASQVLWTYVEIYLRHEAPNPFVGDVILFLHIVPMMAAVALQPHVQQNDRSIRVGTLDFALLFTWWLFLYLFIVIPWQYVHPVESVYGRSFDLLYVCEELVLTAGLVIVWRQSRGAWRSIYFHLCGASLLYCVASLVASEAIDLHIYFTGSLFDVPLVAGMAWFVRVGFLARETAAQDPIEEPPSRSYGIWKARLAMLAVFLTPLMVAWAEFGGDAPQKVRTFRLLLTVAVMIVMGALVFLKQHLLDRELLTLLQLSRNNLDEMCRLKDELENKEHSLRWHSLELQRKNLELQEISFTDVLTGVWNRRYLEEILTAEAGQVLRNYQRARGSGIRKMDHRDLVFIMVDVDFFKEVNDRHGHPAGDRLLQLVAHRLSTVVRKSDVLVRWGGEEFLIMSRSTDPSGTPAFCSRVLEVMASEPFELGHGIAVRKTCSVGWSAYPWSRAAFEAICAEESIALADAALYRAKAFGRNQGVGIVATDAAGQNPDEIDLVSVCKGDPPLARIIRTECPCAKAAPANAATAEIEVAEPVNEGTL comes from the coding sequence GTGGGAATTTCTCCGCTCCAGCATGCCCGCAGGTGGATGGCGATTGTGTGCGCGGTGGTGTGCGCGCATGTTTTGTTATCGGTATTCGTGCCCCGCGGATTTGCTCTCACGGCAATCGGCGACATGCTGCAAAGCGTCGTGCTGCTCTGCGCCACCCTTGCGGTTCTCCCTAACCTGAAAACAGCGGCCCCGAAAGCCCGCCTGTTTTGGGCGCTGATGGGTCTGGGCTTGGCCATGTGGCTGGCCTCGCAGGTGCTGTGGACTTATGTCGAAATCTATCTGCGCCACGAGGCGCCGAATCCGTTTGTCGGCGACGTAATTCTTTTTCTGCACATCGTTCCCATGATGGCCGCGGTAGCTCTCCAGCCACATGTGCAACAGAACGACCGCTCCATCCGGGTGGGAACACTTGATTTCGCGCTGCTCTTCACCTGGTGGCTGTTCTTATATTTATTCATCGTGATTCCGTGGCAGTACGTACACCCGGTTGAATCCGTGTACGGGCGCAGCTTCGATCTGCTTTACGTCTGCGAAGAACTCGTGCTCACCGCCGGCCTGGTCATCGTGTGGCGACAAAGCCGGGGTGCCTGGCGAAGCATTTACTTCCATCTCTGCGGAGCCAGTCTGCTCTATTGTGTGGCCTCGCTGGTGGCCAGCGAAGCGATCGATTTGCACATCTACTTCACCGGCAGCCTCTTCGATGTCCCGCTGGTCGCGGGGATGGCATGGTTTGTCCGGGTCGGTTTTCTGGCGCGCGAAACCGCCGCGCAGGATCCCATCGAAGAACCGCCCAGCCGCAGTTACGGAATCTGGAAAGCCCGTCTCGCCATGCTGGCCGTATTCCTCACCCCCCTTATGGTGGCGTGGGCTGAGTTCGGCGGAGACGCGCCACAAAAAGTTCGAACCTTCCGCTTGTTGCTTACCGTAGCTGTAATGATCGTGATGGGCGCGCTGGTTTTTCTCAAGCAGCATCTGCTCGATCGGGAACTGCTCACCCTGCTCCAATTGTCGCGCAACAACCTGGACGAAATGTGCCGGCTCAAAGATGAACTGGAAAACAAGGAGCATTCGCTGCGCTGGCATAGCCTGGAACTGCAACGCAAGAATCTTGAATTGCAGGAGATCTCCTTCACCGATGTTCTGACCGGAGTCTGGAACCGCCGTTATCTCGAAGAAATCCTCACGGCGGAGGCCGGCCAGGTGCTGCGAAACTATCAGCGCGCGCGCGGCAGCGGCATCCGCAAAATGGATCATCGCGATCTCGTATTCATCATGGTCGATGTCGATTTCTTCAAGGAAGTCAACGACCGCCACGGTCATCCAGCGGGAGATCGCTTGTTGCAACTCGTGGCGCACAGGCTTTCCACCGTAGTGCGGAAGTCCGATGTGCTGGTGCGCTGGGGCGGAGAAGAATTTCTCATCATGAGCCGCTCGACCGATCCCTCCGGGACCCCCGCATTTTGCAGCCGTGTTCTCGAAGTCATGGCATCGGAGCCCTTCGAGCTTGGCCACGGCATCGCAGTCAGAAAAACCTGCTCGGTCGGTTGGTCCGCCTACCCCTGGAGCCGCGCGGCGTTCGAGGCAATTTGCGCGGAGGAGTCGATTGCATTGGCGGATGCGGCCTTGTATCGCGCGAAGGCTTTCGGCAGAAACCAGGGAGTTGGTATCGTGGCGACCGATGCAGCCGGGCAAAATCCTGACGAGATCGATCTGGTCTCAGTCTGCAAGGGCGATCCTCCGCTCGCGCGCATTATCCGAACAGAATGCCCGTGCGCGAAGGCAGCACCTGCGAATGCGGCGACTGCGGAGATTGAAGTCGCGGAGCCGGTGAACGAAGGCACGCTTTGA
- the pyrR gene encoding bifunctional pyr operon transcriptional regulator/uracil phosphoribosyltransferase PyrR, which produces MNPKTPSRNTILRQKAQLMSASEIERTLVRLAYEIVEKNGGVDGLGLVGIRRRGVPIAERLGKIITRIENAKVPVGTLDITFYRDDLSTLGPKPVVQEKEIGFEIEDKNIVLVDDVLYTGRTTRAALDALFSHGRPRRVQLCVLIDRGHREIPVEATFVGRNVQTTASEVIEVKLTEIDDAEKVLMMEK; this is translated from the coding sequence ATGAATCCAAAGACTCCTTCACGCAACACAATCCTTCGGCAGAAGGCGCAACTTATGTCCGCGTCGGAAATTGAGCGCACGCTGGTTCGCCTGGCCTACGAGATCGTAGAAAAAAATGGTGGTGTGGATGGCCTGGGACTGGTCGGAATTCGCCGCCGCGGAGTCCCTATCGCCGAACGGCTGGGCAAGATCATTACCCGCATCGAAAACGCCAAAGTTCCGGTTGGGACTTTGGACATCACTTTCTACCGTGACGATCTCTCGACGCTGGGACCGAAGCCGGTCGTCCAGGAGAAGGAAATTGGCTTCGAGATCGAGGACAAAAATATTGTGCTGGTCGATGATGTTCTCTATACTGGCCGCACGACGCGAGCGGCGCTCGACGCGCTTTTCTCCCACGGGCGGCCGCGGCGGGTGCAACTCTGCGTGCTGATCGACCGCGGACATCGCGAGATTCCTGTCGAAGCAACGTTTGTTGGCCGCAACGTTCAGACTACTGCCAGCGAAGTCATCGAAGTCAAGTTGACCGAGATCGACGATGCGGAAAAAGTTCTGATGATGGAAAAATAA
- a CDS encoding NupC/NupG family nucleoside CNT transporter encodes MGRFTGILGLLTMLALAFAFSTNRRAIRVKTVAWGLGLQIVFAIFVLRVPKGRAIFQAAGDAAQRVLNYAYVGSEFIFGELGKQRSSIGFIFAFQVLPVVIFICALFAILYYFGIMQFVIRIAAWLMTRIMGASGAESLNVAASIFMGQTEAPVTIRPFLPDLTRSELMTVMTSGMAHVSGSIMAAYFAFGAEPRHVLSAVIMTAPGTILISKMLVPETEQPKTAGRVVMPEDEPGKETENLLGAIARGTGDGLHMALNIGAMLIAFLALIALADGIFGGIHNHIAWFPDSIEKIFGYVFAPIAWVIGIPKQDCTAVGNLLGTRMVLNELVAFTKLGQMKATLDPRSFTIATFALCGFANFSSIGIQIGGIGALAPNRRGDLARLGVRAMLAGTMANLMSASIAGMLL; translated from the coding sequence ATGGGACGATTCACGGGAATTCTTGGCCTGTTGACCATGCTCGCGCTCGCCTTCGCTTTCTCCACCAACCGCCGCGCCATTCGCGTCAAGACCGTGGCTTGGGGATTGGGCTTGCAAATCGTGTTTGCGATCTTTGTGCTGCGCGTTCCCAAAGGCCGAGCCATATTTCAAGCGGCAGGCGATGCCGCTCAGCGCGTGCTCAACTATGCCTATGTGGGCTCGGAATTTATTTTCGGCGAACTGGGAAAGCAGCGCTCCAGCATCGGTTTCATCTTTGCCTTCCAGGTGCTTCCCGTCGTCATTTTTATTTGCGCGCTCTTCGCCATCCTGTACTACTTCGGCATCATGCAATTCGTGATCCGCATCGCCGCCTGGCTCATGACGCGCATCATGGGCGCCAGCGGCGCCGAGTCGCTCAACGTCGCCGCCAGCATCTTTATGGGACAGACCGAAGCGCCGGTCACCATTCGCCCGTTCCTGCCCGATCTCACCCGCTCCGAACTCATGACGGTGATGACGAGCGGCATGGCGCACGTTTCAGGGTCCATCATGGCGGCCTACTTCGCCTTCGGCGCGGAACCCAGGCATGTGCTCAGCGCCGTGATCATGACCGCGCCGGGGACGATTTTGATTTCGAAGATGCTTGTGCCCGAAACCGAGCAGCCCAAAACCGCCGGCCGCGTCGTGATGCCCGAAGACGAACCGGGTAAAGAGACAGAAAATCTTCTCGGCGCCATCGCCCGCGGCACCGGCGACGGCCTGCACATGGCGCTCAATATCGGCGCTATGCTGATCGCGTTTCTCGCGCTCATCGCGCTCGCCGACGGCATCTTCGGGGGCATTCACAATCACATCGCCTGGTTCCCCGACAGCATCGAGAAGATCTTCGGATACGTCTTTGCGCCGATCGCGTGGGTGATCGGCATTCCGAAACAGGATTGCACCGCGGTGGGCAACCTGCTGGGCACGCGCATGGTGCTGAACGAACTCGTCGCCTTCACCAAACTCGGCCAGATGAAGGCCACGCTCGATCCGCGATCGTTTACCATCGCGACCTTCGCGCTGTGCGGCTTCGCCAACTTCAGCTCGATCGGAATTCAAATCGGCGGCATCGGCGCGCTGGCTCCGAACCGCCGCGGCGACTTGGCTCGCCTCGGCGTGCGCGCCATGCTCGCCGGAACCATGGCCAATCTGATGTCGGCGTCGATCGCCGGCATGCTACTTTAG
- a CDS encoding aldehyde dehydrogenase family protein yields the protein MGIAVSPQIHPQVAEFIDKPRKMLINGRWVSAVSGKTFPTYNPATGEVLAQVAEGDREDINQAVTAARNAFDNGPWRRMTASERGRLIWKLADLLEQHTEEFGYIESLDNGKPLNIAKAADVPLAVDLFRYMAGWATKIEGNTIPLSVPYTPGAKYLAYTLREPVGVVGQIIPWNFPLLMAAWKLGPALATGCTVVLKPAEQTPLSALRLGELIMEAGFPEGVVNVVPGYGETAGAALAAHPDVDKVAFTGSTEVGKLIVHAATGNLKKVSLELGGKSPNVVFKDADLETAIPGAASAIFFNHGQCCCAGSRLYVEKSIYDQVVEGVAEHASKIKVGSGLDPKTEMGPLVSQEQLDRVCGYLESGVAEGAKAAAGGHRAGERGYFVEPTVLVNTKENMKVVQEEIFGPVVTAMPFSDPEEIIPRANNSDYGLAAAVWTRDIGKAHRMAEQLRAGTVWINCYNIFDAALPFGGYKQSGWGREMGHDALNLYTQTKAVCTRIA from the coding sequence ATGGGCATCGCAGTATCCCCCCAGATTCATCCCCAAGTTGCGGAGTTCATCGATAAACCACGAAAAATGTTAATTAACGGCCGGTGGGTGAGCGCCGTCTCCGGAAAAACCTTTCCCACTTACAATCCCGCTACAGGCGAAGTTCTCGCTCAGGTCGCGGAAGGCGATAGAGAGGACATCAATCAGGCCGTGACGGCCGCTCGCAATGCCTTTGACAACGGTCCGTGGCGCCGCATGACGGCATCTGAACGCGGCCGCCTTATTTGGAAACTTGCCGATCTGCTCGAGCAGCATACCGAGGAGTTCGGCTACATCGAGAGTCTCGACAACGGCAAGCCGCTAAATATTGCCAAGGCCGCCGACGTTCCGCTCGCGGTCGATCTATTCCGCTACATGGCAGGATGGGCCACCAAGATCGAGGGCAACACGATTCCGCTTTCCGTTCCGTACACGCCGGGCGCAAAGTATCTCGCTTATACGCTGCGCGAGCCGGTCGGAGTTGTGGGGCAGATCATTCCATGGAATTTCCCGCTGTTGATGGCTGCGTGGAAACTGGGTCCGGCATTGGCCACGGGCTGCACGGTGGTGCTGAAGCCTGCCGAGCAAACTCCGCTCTCCGCGCTGCGTTTGGGCGAACTGATCATGGAAGCGGGCTTCCCCGAAGGAGTAGTGAATGTTGTTCCCGGCTATGGCGAGACAGCAGGTGCAGCCCTGGCGGCGCATCCCGACGTGGACAAAGTCGCGTTCACGGGATCGACCGAAGTCGGCAAGCTGATCGTGCACGCCGCCACGGGGAACCTCAAAAAAGTTTCGCTGGAGCTGGGCGGAAAGTCTCCGAACGTGGTGTTTAAAGACGCCGATCTGGAGACCGCGATTCCGGGCGCGGCCAGCGCCATCTTCTTCAATCACGGGCAGTGCTGCTGCGCGGGCTCGCGGTTGTACGTCGAGAAATCGATTTACGATCAGGTGGTGGAAGGCGTCGCGGAGCATGCCAGCAAAATCAAAGTCGGATCGGGGCTCGATCCGAAAACTGAAATGGGTCCGCTGGTCTCGCAAGAGCAGTTGGACCGGGTTTGCGGATATCTCGAATCAGGAGTAGCGGAGGGCGCGAAGGCGGCCGCCGGCGGGCACAGAGCCGGCGAACGTGGGTACTTTGTCGAGCCGACCGTTCTGGTGAACACAAAAGAAAACATGAAAGTCGTGCAGGAAGAAATCTTTGGGCCGGTGGTGACCGCAATGCCGTTCAGCGATCCGGAAGAAATTATTCCGCGGGCGAATAATAGCGACTACGGCCTGGCTGCGGCGGTTTGGACGCGCGATATCGGCAAGGCGCATCGCATGGCCGAGCAACTTCGCGCCGGCACTGTCTGGATCAACTGCTACAACATCTTCGATGCAGCGCTGCCCTTCGGAGGTTATAAGCAGTCCGGATGGGGCCGCGAGATGGGGCACGACGCGCTGAATCTTTACACGCAGACCAAGGCGGTTTGTACGCGGATCGCTTAG